The Bacillus sp. F19 DNA segment CCTGAAATTAAAGAATCCATTTCTCTGCAAAAAGAAGATGTTGTTTATAAGAAACCACTGTTCGGCAACAACGTTTTTGGCCAGCAGACTTCTGCAGAAGAAATCTATGAATGGAATGATATTAATATCCAAAGCGGAATCGGAGACACGATCATCGATCTCAGCAACACCGTATTGCCGAAGGAAGAATGCATCATTGTGATCCGGAATGTCATCGGAAATGTGAAAATCCTTCTCCCGTATGAGCTTGATGCAGCTTTTCAGCATTCTTCATGGGCCGGAGCTGTATCCATCTTTGAACGTCGTGAGCCAAAGGTTTTTAATCAGGTTGTTTCGTATCAGACAAAAGGCTACGAGGATGCCGTGCAAAAGGTAAAAGTGGTGACATCTTCGATAGTTGGTGATCTAGAGGTGAAAAGGATATGAGCAGCATTTTTCGGCAAATGGCTTTAGGTGCAGCCATTTCTTTTTCCGTTCTCATCTTCTTATCTGCCAGTTTTTTTGTTATGTTTCCGCTTGATGACTGGAGCATTTTATGGAAAAGCGAAATGCTGGATCTTCCTTTTATCTATTTTGTTCCTGCAGTCAGTCTTTTAATTGGCTTGTTTCTCGGCTTTCTCTCGGGGATTTTTCTGCGAAGCGATATTGCACAGCTGTCGGATGGACTTTCACAGCTGGAGCAGGGAAAGTATGTAGATGGCGCTTTTAGCCGAAAGTCAGGAGAGTTTGAAAAAATTTGGATTCATCTGCGCAATCTTCAAAAGCACATGACAGAGCAAACAAAGCTTTCTCAAAAGCTTGCAAATGAAAAAGCGGAAGAGCAGGAAAAGCGCATTCAAAAAATTGTTTCCGAAGAGCGCAACAGGCTTGCAAGGGAGCTTCATGATTCAGTTAGTCAGCAGCTTTTTGCCGCATCCATGATGATGTCGGCAGTCAATGAATCAGCTGATCATCGCAGTGAGGCAGATAATAAACAATTAAGCATGGTCGAGCAGATGATTCATCAATCTCAGCTGGAAATGAGGGCCCTTCTTCTGCATCTCAGACCGGCTGCCCTAAAGGGGAAAACGCTTCATGAAGGGATGCAGGAGCTGTTAGAAGAGCTGCAGCAGAAGGTTCCGATGGAGATCTCATGGAAAATGGAAGAGATGAAGCTTGATAAAGGAATTGAAGATCACCTTTTCCGCATTCTGCAGGAATCTGTTTCAAATACACTGCGCCATTCAAAAGCAGAAACACTTGAAGTGCTTTTTATTCAACGGGATGAACTGATTTTGCTTAGAGTGATGGATGATGGAGTAGGATTTAAAGTAGATGCAGCTAAGACAGGAAGCTATGGTCTGCAGAATATGCACGAACGTGCAGCACTGCTTGGAGGCACGATGAAAATAGTGAGCTTCCCCGGAAAAGGAACGAAGCTTGAGGTTAAAATACCAATTGTAAGGGGTGAGAATAATGATTAAAGTTTTATTTGTAGATGATCATGAAATGGTGCGGATTGGGGTATCATCCTATTTAGCCGCTCAAAGCGACATCGAAGTAGTCGGCGAAGCTGATAACGGCTTTAAAGCAATCGAACTTGCGCTCGAGCTCCGGCCTGACATTATCTTAATGGATCTTGTCATGGAAGGAATGGACGGGATTGAAGCAACCAGACAAATCATCGAGAACTGGCCGGAAGCCAAAATCATTATTGTCACTAGCTTTTTGGACGATGAAAAAGTGTATCCTGCTCTAGAAGCAGGCGCGACAAGCTATATGCTGAAAACATCTAAAGCAAGCGAAATCGCAAATGCAGTCCGGAATACGTTTCATGGACAATCTGTTCTTGAACCAGAGGTCACTGGGAAAATGATGATGAAAATGCGTCAAAAACCTGTTCATAACCCTCATGATGAGCTGACCGCCAGGGAAATGGAAATTCTGCTGCTCGTTGCAGAAGGAAAAACGAATCAGGAAATTGCAGATGAGTTATTTATAGCATTAAAAACAGTGAAAACACATGTCAGCAATATCTTAAGCAAGCTCGGCGTGCAAGACCGCACACAAGCCGTTATTTATGCATTTAAACATTCCCTTGTACAATAAGGCTTGCAGGGATACATAGAGTGAGGACAAAGTGCAGATCTCAAAAGATTTGCGCTTTTTTTGCAGACAATAAAAAGATTTGGGACTTTAGTTTTATCTTTTTATACCGATAGTAAGGATAGAATGGCATTTTTATTGATTGAAAGTTTGAGAGCTGCTTATTCTCAGCTAGTTCCGCGATATAAATACTTTGCCTGATTTCCCATAAGATATAAAAAGACCAATATACTTGCCGTGACAAAGCTAATCCAGATAGAGGCAATAGAGGATTGATAAAAAAGAGCTGCCGTCCCCGCCGCCCAACCAGTTAATGAGCAATATGGCAGGTAAGCAGGAATTTCCTTGGCTTAATGCTGTTAACTATTTAATGGTAAATGATGTTACGCTAGAATAAGAGGAATAAGTGGCTCAGGCGAAAAAGCGCTCTGGGTCACCCTTCGCGGTTAATAGAAAAAATCAATATGGGAGGAACTTTATAGTGAATACATTTTGGCTGAAAAATGTCAGGCTTGAAACGGGTTTTAAAAAAGAAAATGGCGAAGTTACAGGGACCGTTGCACAAGAGTTCCATTTGAAAATAGAAAATGGAAAATTAAAGTCTATGACAGCAGATGAGAGCGAGATCAAGAACTCTTTACCTGTTGTTGATGCAAAAGGAATGCTCATGCTGCCATCTTTTCGTGAAATGCACATTCATATTGATAAAACGTATTATAGCGGGCCATGGAAAGCGTGCCGTCCTATTACAAATGGCATTTTCACCAGAATAGAGGAAGAAAAGGAATTGCTTCCTAAACAATTTCCATTTGCTCAAAGACGCGCAGAGAAAATGATTGAGCTGCTGCTGCAAAATGGCCATACACATATCAGAACACACTGTAATGTTGAACCAACATCTGGCCTGAAAAATCTTGAAGTAACAGTAAGTACGCTAGAAAAATATAAAAAATTTATAACCTATGAAATTGTTGCCTTCCCTCAGCATGGGTTATTGCGAAGTGGCTCTGTGCAATTAATCAGGGATGCTATGAAAAATGGAGCAACACATGTAGGCGGAGTGGATCCAGCGACAATCGACCGAAATATTGAACAATCTTTGTGGACAACATTTGATATTGCGGCAGAACACAATGCAGGTATAGATATTCATCTCCATGAACCGAATTCATTAGGAGCCTTTACTTTTGAACGTCTTGCTGATTTTACGAAAGAAGCCAAAATGAAGGGGAAAGTGACAATCAGTCATGCCATTGCACTGGGTGATCTAGAAGGTCAGCCTCTCTTAGATATTATGAATGTATTAAAAGAACAAGAAATTGATATTACAACTACTGTTCCGATAAATCGTCCTACTATTCCAATTCCTGCATTAGATCAACATGGATTAAAAGTATCTGTTGGCCACGACAGCCTCACTGATCATTGGTCTCCATTTGGAACTGGGGATACAGTGGAAAAATTAAGTATTTTAGCGGAACGTTTCCGTTATATTGATGAATTTTCATTAAATAGATCTTGGAAATATGCCTCAGGCGGTGTCACTCCTCTTAATGATGCAGGTGAACAAGTGTGGCCGAAAGTTGGGGACCCGGCAGATTTTATCTTAGTGGATGCAAGCTGTTCAGCTGAAGCTGTAGCAAGAAGAGCACGAATTGAATCTGTCTATAAGAATGGGAATAAAGCAGATCAATCTTGCTTAGAAAGGAATGATGAACTTGAAATGGCTGAAGAACGTTAAATTAGAGGTGGGAAATCAGCTTAACGAAGATGGACTTATTGAAACGAAAACAGATCTATTCCATATTGGGATTAAAGAGGGAAGAATTATAGAGCGACTGCATCATACTGAAAGGATCTCAGAACAGGCAGAAGTGATTGATGCAAACGGATTACTTGTGATTCCAACCTTCAAAGAAATGCATAATCATTTGGACAAAACCTATCTATCTTTGGATTGGAAGGCTTGCAAGCCAGTAAAGAATCTAAATGAACGGCTCCATTTTGAAGCGCAGGAACTAAAAGAACTTGCACCGACGACGAAGCAAAGAGCAATGAGCATGATTGAAATGATCTTATCCAAAGGCTCAACCCACATCAGAACGCATGTAAACATTGATCCTTACATTGGTCTGAAAAATTTAGAAGGTGTTCTTGAAGCACTTGAGGAGTTCAAAGGAGTGATTACTGCTGATGTCATTGCTTTTCCGCAGCATGGATTACTGAGAGACGATGTTCCGCAATTAATGAGAAAAGCGATGAGAAATGGAGCTACAATGGTCGGAGGCCTGGACCCTGCTGGAATCGACCGCTCGATTGAGAAATCATTATATGAAACTATGGAAATTGCTGCAGAGTTTAACGCAGACGTTGATATTCATTTACACGATGGAGGAAACGCTGGGGTCTACACAATAGATAAGTGGATGGATTTCGTTGAAGAAGCGAACTGGCAGAACCGCTCTGCTATCAGCCATGCTTTCTGTATCGGAGAGGTTCCTGAAGTTCAGCAAAAAGCACTTGCAGAACGCTTAAGGGAAAATGGTGTCTCTATTATGTCAACCATTCCTCTTACAAAATCTTTACCGCCAATCGAGCTTTTAGATGCTCATGGCGTAGATGTCCACTTTGGCTGTGATGGTTTCTATGATTCATGGAGTCCTCATGGGAATGGAGATGTGCTTGAGAAGGTTCAAAAATATGCCCAAATTAGCCGCAGAATTGATGAGGTGTCGCTTCGGAGCACGTTAAAGTGGGCAACGGGAGGCGTAACAGCGTTAACAAATAAAGGAGAATATCTGTGGCCGAAAGCTGAAGATCAAGCAAATTTCATTTTCATAGAGGCTGCTTCCTCAGCAGAAGCAGTTGCAAGACGCCCAGATCGGAAAGCCATCATGATAAATGGGGAAATTGTATACGGCAGGTTAAGTAAATTAGAGTATTCAGTATGAAGCATATTCTTAAGACAAAGCCCATGTTTATCTATATGGGCCTTCTTTTTTGTGTCATTTTCTGGGGCAGTAACTTTATCTTTGGAGCAATCCTGGTAAACTATTTCCGTCCAATACAGTCGAATAAACGGAATGCCATGATATCGGCGGACCGGCTTGGCAATGAGTTTTTATGAAATTTTGGAAACAAAAGACAACGGAGACAATCCTCTTAAATATTGAAAGAAAGGCTGCGAATAAATTGCGCAGTCTTTTGGCATTGAAATAAGAAATCACTCTAATTATAAAAAATAAGAAAATAATGTAAATAAAGAAGTAAAATAAAAATGGAGGTGTTTCCGTGGAGTTTTTTCAATTATTTAAAATACTGCATATTATCGGGGGATTCGCTGCACTATTTGTCTTTTGGATTCCAATTGTAACGAAAAAAGGAGGCAAGGTACACCGGGTATCAGGGTGGATTTATACAGCCAGTATGATTGTGGTGGCTATAAGCGCTTTTTATATGGGCATTTACCGTATTTTTTTCGACGCCAATGCGAGTGCAGAGCTCATCTCTTTTTCATGGTTTTTAATTTTCATTGCGATTTTAAGCTCAGCAGCAGCTTATTATGGAATTCGCGTTCTCCGGTTTAAAAATCGGAAAGATCGGCACAGAAATGTACTCGATCTCATTTATCCATTGCTGCTTCTATCATCAGGAATTGGTATGTGTATTTATGGGATTGTTAATGACGTTGCATTGCTCACATGGTTTCCGCTTGTAGGAATCTTTCTCGGAATTTCTCAGCTGACATATTGGCTTACTAAACCGAGGCAAAAAATGCATTGGTGGTTTGAGCATTTTTCCGGCATGCTTGCCTGCTGTATTTCGACGATCACGGCGTTTATGGTATTTGGAGCTCCAAGGCTGCTTGCGATTGAATCAGTGAGTATTCTATTATGGTTTCTGCCGACAATCGTGATTACGCCTTTAATCGTCGGATTATCGGTTTTTTACAGGAAAAAATTTAAAAAGAAAGCTGCTTAAAAAGAACAGAGGGGCATGATCCCCTCTGTTTCTTTTTGATTTTAAAAGACAAAGGAATACAACAAAAAAGCACACAAAACAAATTCTTAACTCCACGTTAATATTTGCTTAACATTGTGGTTTTATATTGTATTTGTAAGAAAAAATACTAAACGGGGAGAAAAACAATGAAAAACCACATTCTTAAGCTTTTCGTTTTACTTATGTCTTTCACACTGTTAACTGCTTGCGGGTCAAATGCTTCAAATGGAGAAGCAAACAAAGAAGTAGAAGGTGAACTTACGGTTTACACTGCTATTGAAGAAGAACTTATTCCAGAATACTTAAAATCATTTGAAGAGAAATACCCGAATAT contains these protein-coding regions:
- the liaF gene encoding cell wall-active antibiotics response protein LiaF is translated as MLKKANADMMTYILLIGIVLLMLEVLFDHGGLIFFLFFSSICIYLGKKRLARKTGKLLFWFGLISLVITVMNLWAVKFLIFAFAIYLLFQYRQSKKTPAVITPEIKESISLQKEDVVYKKPLFGNNVFGQQTSAEEIYEWNDINIQSGIGDTIIDLSNTVLPKEECIIVIRNVIGNVKILLPYELDAAFQHSSWAGAVSIFERREPKVFNQVVSYQTKGYEDAVQKVKVVTSSIVGDLEVKRI
- a CDS encoding sensor histidine kinase yields the protein MSSIFRQMALGAAISFSVLIFLSASFFVMFPLDDWSILWKSEMLDLPFIYFVPAVSLLIGLFLGFLSGIFLRSDIAQLSDGLSQLEQGKYVDGAFSRKSGEFEKIWIHLRNLQKHMTEQTKLSQKLANEKAEEQEKRIQKIVSEERNRLARELHDSVSQQLFAASMMMSAVNESADHRSEADNKQLSMVEQMIHQSQLEMRALLLHLRPAALKGKTLHEGMQELLEELQQKVPMEISWKMEEMKLDKGIEDHLFRILQESVSNTLRHSKAETLEVLFIQRDELILLRVMDDGVGFKVDAAKTGSYGLQNMHERAALLGGTMKIVSFPGKGTKLEVKIPIVRGENND
- a CDS encoding response regulator transcription factor, with translation MIKVLFVDDHEMVRIGVSSYLAAQSDIEVVGEADNGFKAIELALELRPDIILMDLVMEGMDGIEATRQIIENWPEAKIIIVTSFLDDEKVYPALEAGATSYMLKTSKASEIANAVRNTFHGQSVLEPEVTGKMMMKMRQKPVHNPHDELTAREMEILLLVAEGKTNQEIADELFIALKTVKTHVSNILSKLGVQDRTQAVIYAFKHSLVQ
- a CDS encoding amidohydrolase family protein, encoding MNTFWLKNVRLETGFKKENGEVTGTVAQEFHLKIENGKLKSMTADESEIKNSLPVVDAKGMLMLPSFREMHIHIDKTYYSGPWKACRPITNGIFTRIEEEKELLPKQFPFAQRRAEKMIELLLQNGHTHIRTHCNVEPTSGLKNLEVTVSTLEKYKKFITYEIVAFPQHGLLRSGSVQLIRDAMKNGATHVGGVDPATIDRNIEQSLWTTFDIAAEHNAGIDIHLHEPNSLGAFTFERLADFTKEAKMKGKVTISHAIALGDLEGQPLLDIMNVLKEQEIDITTTVPINRPTIPIPALDQHGLKVSVGHDSLTDHWSPFGTGDTVEKLSILAERFRYIDEFSLNRSWKYASGGVTPLNDAGEQVWPKVGDPADFILVDASCSAEAVARRARIESVYKNGNKADQSCLERNDELEMAEER
- a CDS encoding amidohydrolase family protein, which encodes MNLKWLKNVKLEVGNQLNEDGLIETKTDLFHIGIKEGRIIERLHHTERISEQAEVIDANGLLVIPTFKEMHNHLDKTYLSLDWKACKPVKNLNERLHFEAQELKELAPTTKQRAMSMIEMILSKGSTHIRTHVNIDPYIGLKNLEGVLEALEEFKGVITADVIAFPQHGLLRDDVPQLMRKAMRNGATMVGGLDPAGIDRSIEKSLYETMEIAAEFNADVDIHLHDGGNAGVYTIDKWMDFVEEANWQNRSAISHAFCIGEVPEVQQKALAERLRENGVSIMSTIPLTKSLPPIELLDAHGVDVHFGCDGFYDSWSPHGNGDVLEKVQKYAQISRRIDEVSLRSTLKWATGGVTALTNKGEYLWPKAEDQANFIFIEAASSAEAVARRPDRKAIMINGEIVYGRLSKLEYSV
- a CDS encoding DUF2306 domain-containing protein; this encodes MEFFQLFKILHIIGGFAALFVFWIPIVTKKGGKVHRVSGWIYTASMIVVAISAFYMGIYRIFFDANASAELISFSWFLIFIAILSSAAAYYGIRVLRFKNRKDRHRNVLDLIYPLLLLSSGIGMCIYGIVNDVALLTWFPLVGIFLGISQLTYWLTKPRQKMHWWFEHFSGMLACCISTITAFMVFGAPRLLAIESVSILLWFLPTIVITPLIVGLSVFYRKKFKKKAA